The following are from one region of the Aspergillus luchuensis IFO 4308 DNA, chromosome 4, nearly complete sequence genome:
- a CDS encoding uncharacterized protein (CAZy:GH135;~COG:S;~EggNog:ENOG410PQH7;~InterPro:IPR029167,IPR003961,IPR013783,IPR036116, IPR021986;~PFAM:PF12138,PF15474;~SECRETED:SignalP(1-21);~go_function: GO:0005515 - protein binding [Evidence IEA]) — MHTQPWHGLAAIVTIGSCVIASPLAPWELRGNASMQSAHLMGIRDTDDFDPVELSHITKLAAIGDSYSAGIGAGSRLGNIGEALNSKSIAMIRRILFLSIMMNAWEIHQQEPSNKSCSGAVISDVINDQIPNLNGDQQVILLSAGGNDAELSNILNQCIYQWAVLNPTQVLVAKAAALANLEYGWMADIDWDALARGCDGQLEHTNRLINADAFSKSLDNVIAAAKKKLGSNGMIYYTGYAKFWAEDLSPACDKVSWSTWIHNLYNLFQDTETLTSAHRKTMNDLVDSVNKKISSAVERAGAQVKFVDYDSYVGYFNGRFCEAGVDKSTSDSNTREGLMFYELNTWDPIGSNPHKRSQDRPLEGTFEGSVNEYAEITKLLDPDAQFSKQTSVSDDTTDMTLVESKLSLSAVSESSDIEVPNVLPDGYGRVFHPQIQLHELIANLVIYEMTNKNEMDNGYPEIPEKFTFDSCPWTPADVDDDESMDAGGQQIALASYINPLSDPTAWTRMIDYPSDKVTVLVANVLNGPDTTVDEDWEKVISRANAAGKRVLGYVRTGYLGLSQDQFQTRLGSSGLADWVSQIQTDVELWYTLYPGMIGGIFFDEGWNQCGDDNVYSDLYRFITDYTKRMHPGAFTVLNPGATMPQCFEHSADTLMTFENSYDTYMNNYSPNPDWTPSDPRKLWHIIYNVPSDSVGKVAELALKRGAGLIHITNDNLPNPYDTLPDDDYMQVIMSALESGKPAISSPTAYEKNGQSASAPSSLAVTASDYSSVSLSWGASSPAPYAYSIYQNGKEVARLPGSMTKVSIGNIDHGTSITFTVRAIGSGGSASGDSNSVEATTLELPENQPVTNVKSSSTATKTTVQADILIPFAFQRVFLTDPDTACEMPAWPINYNLGNYICTHYMVESGTLFKYSGAELPAGQTNYPWAWTSMGTVPISRSGYTWTWELPIGSDTVDTNYFVVEAQGYGPLTNVFHPCPSTWDDATLSSGAYCTGNSPYDCKGATLCSTLNVKWCDKTVNQMNRGSTLYTANAEALALSGNCWANWEQFGCSVKIRGKDENGKDCTITGDEMWEAYQDIRKIGGCKNCGSKHFGNGCLVSVDYYYGCDNRDSGVNAIDV; from the exons ATGCACACGCAACCATGGCATGGCCTAGCGGCCATTGTCACCATCGGCAGTTGCGTTATTGCAAGTCCTCTTGCACCCTGGGAACTGCGTGGAAATGCAAGCATGCAATCTGCACACTTGATGGGCATTAGAGATACAGACGACTTTGATCCGGTCGAACTTTCTCACATAACAAAGCTGGCTGCTATCGGCGACTCCTATTCGGCCGGAATAGGTGCTGGAAGTCGACTTGGAAATATTGGCGAAGCGCTCAACTCGAAGAGTA TCGCTATGATCAGGCGTATCCTGTTCTTATCAATAATGATGAACGCCTGGGAGATCCATCAACAAGAACCTTCCAATAAATCTTGCTCTGGTGCAGTCATTTCCGATGTCATCAACGATCAGATCCCTAACCTCAATGGGGACCAGCAAGTTATCTTGCTATCAGCTG GCGGTAACGATGCTGAACTCTCCAACATCCTTAATCAGTGCATTTATCAATGGGCCGTATTGAACCCCACCCAGGTCTTAGTAGCCAAGGCCGCTGCCCTTGCCAACTTGGAATATGGTTGGATGGCGGATATCGATTGGGATGCATTGGCCCGTGGCTGCGATGGACAGCTGGAACATACAAATCGTCTCATTAATGCAGATGCCTTCAGCAAGAGCTTGGACAACGTCATTGCGgcggcaaagaaaaagctAGGATCAAA TGGTATGATCTACTACACGGG TTATGCCAAATTCTGGGCCGAAGATCTATCACCTGCGTGCGATAAGGTTAGCTGGTCAACCTGGATTCAT AATCTCTACAACTTATTTCAGGATACAGAGACACTGACAAGTGCTCATCGCAAAACAATGAATGACCTCGTGGATTCCGTCAATAAGAAGATT TCGTCTGCAGTAGAAAGAGCCGGCGCGCAGGTCAAATTTGTCGATTATGACTCTTATGTTGGCTATTTCAACGGCCGATTTTGTGAAGCCGGTGTCGATAAATCGACGTCAGATAGCAACACAAG AGAGGGTCTAATGTTTTACGAGCTAAACACGTGGGATCCCATCGGCTCTAATCCTCACAAACGAAGCCAAGACCGTCCCCTAGAGGGAACATTTGAGGGCTCTGTGAATGAATATGCGGAGATTACCAAACTCCTCGATCCGGACGCTCAGTTTTCCAAACAGACCTCGGTGTCCGACGATACTACTGATATGACTCTTGTGGAGTCGAAACTATCTCTCAGTGCTGTGTCCGAATCTTCTGATATCGAAGTTCCGAATGTGCTGCCAGACGG ATACGGACGTGTTTTCCATCCCCAAATTCAGCTTCATGAGCTTATTGCCAATTTAGTCATCTATGAGATGACCAACAAGAACGAGATGGACAATGGGTATCCGGAAATTCCAGAGAAATTCACTTTCGACTCATGCCCTTGGACACCGGCAGAcgtcgacgatgacgaaTCAATGGATGCAGGAGGTCAACAGATTGCTTTGGCATCGTACATCAATCCATTATCCGACCCCACTGCATGGACTCGGATGATCGACTACCCATCCGACAAGGTGACCGTTCTGGTTGCCAACGTCCTCAACGGACCGGATACGACTGTGGATGAGGATTGGGAGAAGGTCATCTCCCGGGCCAATGCAGCGGGTAAACGAGTTCTCGGCTATGTGCGTACAGGGTATCTTGGCCTGAGCCAAGATCAATTCCAGACTCGACTGGGTTCGAGCGGTCTGGCCGACTGGGTCTCACAGATCCAGACCGATGTCGAACTGTGGTACACGTTATACCCTGGCATGATTGGCGGTATATTCTTCGACGAAGGGTGGAACCAATGCGGCGACGACAATGTATATTCAGATCTGTATCGGTTTATCACTGACTATACGAAGCGCATGCACCCAGGAGCCTTTACCGTCCTCAATCCCGGGGCTACTATGCCACAGTGTTTCGAGCATAG CGCCGACACACTCATGACTTTCGAGAACAGCTACGATACATACATGAACAACTACTCACCAAATCCTGACTGGACACCTAGCGATCCGCGTAAGCTCTGGCACATTATCTACAATGTCCCCTCAGACAGTGTGGGCAAGGTTGCTGAGCTGGCCCTGAAGCGCGGAGCTGGCCTGATCCATATCACCAACGACAACCTCCCCAATCCGTATGATACCCTCCCTGATGATGACTACATGCAGGTCATCATGAGCGCCCTTGAAAGTGGCAAACCGGCCATTTCCAGTCCCACCGCGTATGAAAAGAACGGCCAGTCTGCATCTGCTCCCAGTTCATTAGCAGTGACCGCCTCAGATTACTCCTCCGTGAGTCTGAGCTGGGGAGCTAGTTCCCCTGCTCCCTATGCGTACTCGATCTATCAGAATGGGAAAGAAGTGGCCCGTCTACCGGGCAGCATGACCAAGGTTTCCATCGGCAACATCGATCACGGTACCTCCATTACCTTCACCGTGAGGGCTATCGGGTCCGGGGGGAGCGCGTCGGGTGATTCAAACTCGGTCGAGGCAACGACGCTTGAGTTACCGGAAAACCAGCCCGTCACCAACGTAAAGAGCAGCTCGACCGCTACAAAAACTACGGTCCAGGCCGATATCCTAATTCCCTTTGCTTTCCAACGCGTCTTCTTGACCGACCCGGACACCGCCTGCGAGATGCCGGCGTGGCCCATCAACTACAATCTCGGCAATTACATTTGCACACACTACATGGTTGAGAGCGGAACTCTGTTCAAATACAGTGGTGCCGAATTGCCGGCCGGACAGACCAATTATCCCTGGGCGTGGACCTCGATGGGCACTGTCCCCATCTCTCGGAGTGGCTACACCTGGACGTGGGAGCTTCCCATCGGATCTGATACTGTGGACACGAACTACTTTGTCGTTGAGGCACAGGGATATGGACCCCTGACCAATGTCTTCCACCCATGCCCCAGTACCTGGGACGATGCCACCCTCAGCAGCGGAGCCTACTGCACGGGCAACTCACCGTACGATTGCAAAGGCGCGACACTCTGCAGTACTTTGAATGTCAAGTGGTGCGACAAGACTGTCAACCAGATGAATCGTGGCTCGACACTCTATACTGCCAACGCAGAGGCCCTCGCGCTGTCTGGTAACTGCTGGGCCAATTGGGAGCAGTTCGGCTGCTCGGTGAAGATCCGTGGCAAGGACGAGAACGGAAAGGACTGTACAATTACCGGCGATGAGATGTGGGAGGCCTATCAAGATATCCGCAAAATTGGCGGGTGCAAAAATTGTGGCAGCAAGCACTTTGGGAATGGCTGCCTGGTCAGCGTAGATTACTACTATGGATGTGATAATCGGGATTCTGGAGTAAACGCGATAGACGTTTGA